The segment ccagaaTGGAATTTGGGACTCTGGGGATggaatttggggtccctggggatCCCTggcccccccaacccccccagaGCTGCCGGTGCAAATCCCAGGGTGCAgatttgggatcccaggatggattttgggacggtggggatggatttgggaccctggggatgaatttggggtcccagagatggatttgggatccctggggttccctgacccccccaaacccccccagagcTGCCGGTGCAGATCCTGACCCCGGACTCGGCGCTCTACACCGTGGTGGAGAACCAGACAGCGTTCCTGCACTGCCGGGCCTTCGGGGCCCCCGCGCCCACCGTGGAGTGGtgagagaccccagacccaaaacaccccaaaatctgatcaatccacccccaaaatctgctcaGGATCCCCCAGAATTTGCTCAGGATCCCCCAACTCCCTTCCAAATCTGCTCAGGACCCCCAGAATTTTctcagaaccccccaaaacctgctcaggaccccccaaattctgctcaggaccccccaaattctgctcaggaccccccaaaacccctccgAAATCTGCTCAGGATGCCCCAGAcaccccccaaaacctgctCAGAACCCCCCAGAATTTGCTCAGGGCCCCCCAGAATTCGCTCAgggccccccagcccctctgagccccGTTCGGTGCCGGTGTTGCCCGCAGGCTGAGCCCGGCGCTGGAGCCGGCCCTGCAGGACGATCGCGCCTTCGCCTTCACCAACGGCTCCCTGCGCCTGGGccggccgcggccgcccgcCGCTTCGCGCTTCACGTGCCGCGCGCAAAACGCGCACAGCAACGCCAGCGTCAGCGCCCGGCTGGACGTGCGCGGTGAGGGaaccccctgagacccctggGACCGCCCCGAGacccccagcatccccctgagaccccctgatatcccctgagaccccctgagacccccggacccaccctgagacccccgggaccccctgatatcccctgagaccccctgagacccccggACCGCCCCGAGACCCCCAGCAtcccctgagaccccctgatatcccctgagaccccctgagACCGCCGGGACCCCGGGatccccctgagacccccctgatatccctgagaccccctgagacccccggGACGCCCCGAGACACCCAGCATCCCCCTGAGACCCCTGATATCCCTGAGACCCCCTGAGACCTCTGGGACCCCCTGAGATCCCCGGGACCCACCCTgagaccccctgagaccccctgatatcccctgagacccccctgagacccccggGACCGCCCTGAGACACCCAGCATCCCCCTGAGACCCCTGATATCCCCTGAGACCCCTCTGAGACCCCCGGGACCGCCCCAGACCCCCGGGATCCCCctgagacccccgggacccaccctgagacccccgggaccacctgagacccccccagaaccccctgAGACACCCGGGATCCCCctgagacccccgggacccctcgAGCCCAGTCTGGGACCCTCCCCCCAAGTCCAGCCCGGGATCCCCTGAGCTCAGCCCGGGACCCCCAGCACCCCTaaatccccccctcccccaaatcccttccaggccctcccaaacccatcctgggaccccccaaacccccccagccccccaaatcaCGCTGTCCCCCCCCCCCGTCCCCCAGCGGCCACCCGGATCGAGGTGCCCCCCCAGAGCGTCACGGCCAAGAAGGGCGAGACGGTGACGTTCACGTGCGGGGCGACCTGGGACCCCGGGCTGGAGCCGCGCGGGCTGCTCTGGCTGCGAGACGGGAGCCCCGTGCTCGAGAGCGCCGACAGCGACaagtgaggggctggggagggtcctgtgggggtttggggggtcctggcagggtttggggggtcccaggatggatttggggaggggtctcctCTGGCTGTTGAACGGGAGCCCCGTGCTGGAGAGCGCCGACAGCGACaagtgaggggctggggggggtcctgggggggtttggggggtcctgggggggtcctggggggctttggggggtcccagaaTGGGTTatgggggggatttgggggtcccaggatggatttggggaggggtctcctCTGTCTGTTGAATGGGAGCCCCATGCTGGAGAACCCCGACAGCGACaagtgaggggctggggagggtcccaggatgggtttgggggtcctgggggggtttgaggggtcATGGGGAGGTTTAGGGGGGTCCCAGGATGGgtttaggggggatttgggggaccCAGTtagggtttgggggtcccaggatgggtttgggaggGGTCTCCTCTGGCTGTTGAACGGGAGCCCCGTGCTGGAGAGCGCCGACAGCGACaagtgaggggctgggggggtcctgggggtcctgggggggtttgggggatcccaggatgggtttgggggtcccaggatgggtttggtgggatttgggggtgtcccaggcaggattttgggttttgtgggtgtttttggggggtccctgacGCCCCCTGCCCCCCAGGTTCTCAGTGGCCGGGGACACGCTGACGGTGGCCGGGGTGGATTACCCGGatcagggggttttgggggggtcccagacaggattttggggatttttggggtccctgatgtccccgtgtccccccaggttCTCGGTGGCCGGGGACACGCTGACGGTGGCCGGGGTCGATTACCCGGACCAGGGCCGGTTCCGCTGCCGCGCCTGGACCCGCCTGGACGCGGCCGAGGCTGAGGCCGAGCTCAGGGTCGTGGGTGAGACCCTGAAACTGCCGGGGGACCCTGAAACTGccgggggaccccaaaactgccgGGAACCCCGAAACTGCCAGGggagccccaaaactgccaggGGACCCCGAAACTGCCAGGGGAGCCCCAAAACTGCCGAGGGACCCTGAAACTGCCAGGGGACCCGAAAAACtgatggggaccccaaaaaaggggaggggaccccaaaaatggggaggagACCTTGAAGAtggggaggggaccccaaaactggcaggggaccccaaaatgggaaggGGACCCTGAAAACTGCCAGGGaactgggaaactgggaaaggaacatgaaaaaattgggaaaattatggtgaaaaaatgggggaaaattgggggaataatggtgaaaaaatggggaaataatagggggaaaatttgggggggaaatggggaaaaattgggggaaaattggggggaaatagaaaattaatggGGAATTATTGGAGGGTTAATGGGGAATTGATTGGGTGATAATTGGGAATTAATGAGAGAAATAATGGGGAACTAATGGGGTAATAATGGGGAAATAATAGGGAATTAATGGGGTAataattttcccccatttttccccattcccaggccGGCCGGGCCCGGTGCAGGACGTGCAGGTGCGGGAGCCGAGCGAGCGCCAGGTCCGGCTCAGCTGGACCCCGGGCGAGGAGCACAACAGCCCCGTGGAGAGTGaggggggatctgggggtcctgggggggtttggggggtcctgagggggtctaggatggaatttggggaatttcggggggtcctgagggggtctaggatggaatttggggaattttggggtctggggggtcctgagggggtctgggatggaatttgggggggtctggagtggtaatttggggaatttgagggggtcctggggttctggggaggggtttggggggggggatttgggggggtctggagtgggaatttgggatatttaGGGTATTTTGGGATCCCATTTAACCATTTTGTGCCCACCGAGTTCGtggtggagcaggaggagggggttttggggaatttcagggtttggggatttgggattttggagtattttgggGTAGTTTTTAACCCTTTTGTGCCCGCAGAGTTGGtggtggagcaggaggagggcaTTTGGTGATATTTAGGATATTTAGGATATTTTAGGGtgcatttttaacccttttgtGCCCGCAGAGTTCGtggtggagcaggaggagggcaTTTTCTCCCCGGGCCGTTTCGAGGAGGTGCTGACGGTGCCGGGGgtgcagccctgggcccagctggCGCTGTCCCCGTACGGGCGGTACCGGTTCCGTGTCCTCGCCGTCAACGGCTACGGGAGGGGCGAGCCCAGCGCGCCCAGCGCCACCGTCAGCACCGACCCCGCCGGTGAGGGAGCTGGAATTGCCTCCATCCCAAAAATACCACTAAATCCTGTTAAATCCCtacaaaatcccattaaataactcaaaaatcccattaaatcccaaaaaatcacactaaataaccccaaaatcccattaaataactcaaaaatcccactaaataaccccaaaatcccattaaatgcacccaaaatccccataaaCCCCATCAGCACTGACCCCGACGGTGAGGGAGCTGGAATAGcctaaatcccaaaaaaattcccattaaattcccttaaatccccaaaaaatcccattaaatcccccaaaaaaccctgtcAAATAACCCAGAAATCCCTTtaaatgcccaaaaatccccattaaacaaccccaaaatccccattaaaaaccccaaaatcaccctaaatacagaaaaaaagtccCATGaagtaaccccaaaatccccatgaAATACCCCAAAACTATCCCGGGGGGtttctgggctgttttgggggcattttttggggggattttgggggatttttggggtccctgacccTTTTTCCCCACAGCCCCCGAGCGGTACCCGATGGGGGTGAAGGGGGAGGGGAACGAGACCAACAACCTGGTGATCACCTGGCAGGTAcgggggcattttggggggatttgggggattttggggggatttcggggtcctggagggatttggggggcttgggatgggtttggggggtcctgggggattttggggggtttggggttcctagggggattttttgggggatttgggaggtcctggggaaattttggggggtcctgggaggatttgggggagcttggggtgggtttgggggattttggggggtcctggggggattttgggagtcCTGGGGAGTTCCTGGGGGGATGtaggggagtttgggggggctccgggggtcctagggggattttttgggggcttggggtggttttggaggGTCTTGGAAGgatctgggggggatttgggggtttcctgggagggttttggggggtcctgggggggttttggaGGTCCTCAGAGGGTCctagggggatttttgggaccttttggggatcctggggggATATGGGGAGttctggggggtccctggggggatttgggagccttggggtgggtttggggggtttgagttggatttggggggtcctggaggggatttgggggtttccagtggggtttggtggggtctgggaggggttttggggaagtTGGGGGGTTCTGGGTTTGGGCTGAATTTGGTGTTCAGGGCTGGATTtaggatttggggctggatttaggatttggggttggtttcTGGGGTTCGAGGCTGGATTTAGGATTtagagctgattttggggttcaatgccgatttttggggtcccgtTCCCCCCCAGCCGCTGCCACCCGGGGGACTGGAGCGCCCCCGAGCTCCGGTACCGGGTGCAGTGGTGGGGATGGGATTcggggctgatttttggggttcggggctgattttggggttcagggctgggatttggggttcagggctgggatttgggtttcAGCGCTGGATTTTGGATTtagggctgattttggggttcagggctgggatttggggttcagggctgggatttgggtttcAGCGCTGTGTTTAGGATTtagggctgattttggggttcagggctgTATTTAggggttcagggctgggatttgggtttcAGCGCTGTGTTtaggatttggggctgattttggggttcagggctgTATTTAggggttcagggctgggatttgggtttcAGCGCTGTGTTTAGGATTtagggctgatttttggggtgctctCCCCCCCCAGCCGCTGCCACCCGGGGGACTGGAGCGCCCCCGAGCTCCGGTACCGGGTGCAGTGGTGGGGATGGGATTcgggctgtttttggggttcggggctgattttggggtcagggtgggatttggggcagggtgggtttgggttcagcttttggtttgtttttggggtaggtggtttggaggttttgggttAGTGGATTTTGGATTtagggctgattttggggttcagggctgTATTTAggggttcagggctgggatttgggtttcAGCGCTGTGTTtaggatttggggctgatttttggggtgctctCCCCCCCCCAGCCGCTGCCCCCCGGGGACTGGAACGCCCCCGAGCTCCAGTACCGGGTGCAGTGGCGGCCGCtggagccgggccggggccgctggGCCGAGGCCACGGTCGGGGAGCCCCCCCTGGTGGTCCGGGACACCCCAACTTTCAGCCCCTACGAGATCCGGGTGCAGGCGGTGAATGAGGCCGGGAAGGGCCCCGAGCCCCCCGTGGTCATCGGATACTCTGGGGAGGACCGTGAGTCTGGGGGACCCCACCCCGAAATAGGGACCCCAGATCGGGGGGAGAGACCCCAAATCGGGGAGAGACCCCAAATCTGGGGGTGCTGGAGACACCAAATCGGGGGCAGAACCCAAATTGGGGGGAGAACCCAAATCTGGGGTGCTGGAGAACCCAAATTTGGGGTGGTGGGGGAGAAAACAGGGACACCCCACATTTGGGGTGGTGGAGAGCCCAAATcagggggacaccccaaatctgGGGTGGTGGAGAGCCCAaatctgggggtgctgggagatCCCACGCTaggtgggaccccaaatttggcAATTTCAGGAGATCCAAGGTTGggtgggaccccaaatctgggCTGACCCCAAACCCGGGGCTGCACTTTGGGGTTgaattccccttttttggggggggggggttatAGCGccctgatttgggggttttgagaGGAGGGGGGGTTCCCTGtatttggggggtcctgagccccccgacccccccagtgcccctggtGTACCCCGAGAATGTGGGGGTGGAGATCCTGAACAGCACCAGCGTCCGCGTCACCTGGAGCCTGAGCAGGGCCTCAAGCGACCTGCGGGGACACCTGAGGGGCTACCGGGTGaggaaccccccaaaattcccaaaatcccaaagggagttcccaaaatcccaaagggaactcccaaaccccacctggaattcccaaaatcccaaagggaattcccaaaatcccaacaggattcccaaaatcccaaagggagttcccaaaatcccaaagggaattcccaaaatcccaatgggaattcccaaaccccacctggaattcccaaaatcccaaagggaattcccaaaatcccgacgggattcccccaaatccaccgAGAATCCCGAAAATCCCAcccagaatccccaaaatcccaacaggAATTCTGAAATTCCtactgggaattcccaaaatccatccccagaTTCCCAGAATCCCAAcgggaattcccaaaatcctgccgGGAATCTCCAAAGTCCCAAAgggaatccccaaaatcccaatgggagtcccaaaatcccaacaggaattcccaaaatcccaaagggaaaccccaaaatcccaatgggaaccccaaaatcccaacaggaattcccaaaatcccaagggaaacccccaaaaatcccaatgggaaccccaaaatcccatccagaattcccaaaatcctgcagggaaacccaaaaaacccaacaggaattcccaaaatcctgcagggaATTCCCAAATGCCGATctggaggaaaatttggggcatttttggggggtcctgatGCCCCCCAAGGAGAAattggggggctgggggaaggggaatttaaggaatttggggggaattttggggcagttttgggtgggtttgggggatttttggagagaattttcaggcattttttgggatattttggggtatttttggggaggttttgggggtattttaaggcgattttgggggggttggggcatttttgggggatattttggggcgtttttgggTGGTATTTTGGAGGCACTTTTGGGGGGGTTGAGCCATctttgggggatattttggggccattttagggaggggtttggggcatttttgggaggtttggggaggaattttAAGGCGATTTTTGGGAACagtttgggggatattttggggcattttggggtggtattttgggccattttgggggttattttggggcatttttgggtggtattttgggccattttggggaggggtttggggcatttttgggaggaattttaaggcgattttggggcattttggggggacagttttggggatattttggggcatttcGGGGTCATTTTTAGGTGAATTTTCGCCCATTTTTCGGGGCTCCTGACGCCCCCTCTCGTCCCCCCAACCCCGCAGGTGCTGTACTGGAGGGACGGGTGGGTGGGGGAGCACCCCCGGCCCCCCGGGAGccccgagccccctccccagccggGGGCGCTGACGGTGCCGGGCGAGGCCGGGGGCGCCCTGCTGGGGGcgctgcagccctggagccgCTACCGGCTGCAGGTGCTCGTGTTCAACGGGAGGGGCGCGGGACCCCCCAGCGCCGAGATCCGCTTCCACACCCCCGAGGGAGGTGAGagcccccccgggacccccaaaaaggGGAATTGGGGATCGTGAGATAAACCCCGGGATCCCAAAAAAGGGGAATGGGAAtcccaaaaaggggaaatttggatcctaaaaaggggaaattgggatcctaaaaaggggaaattgggatcccaaaaaggggaaattgggatcccaaaaagggGAATTGGGGATCGTGAGATAAATCCCAGGACCCCTAAAAAGGGGAATGGGAAtcccaaaaaggggaaattgggatcGTGAAAtaccccctgggacccccaaaaaaggggaatgGGGATCCCAAAAAGGGGAATTGGGGATCGTGAGATAAACCCCGGGATCCCAGAAAAGGGGAATGGGAAtcccaaaaaggggaaattgggatcccaaaaaggggaaattgggatcccaaaaaggggaaatggggatcccaaagaggggaaatggggatcccaaaaaggggaaattgggatcGTGAAAtaccccctgggacccccaaaaagaggggaatggggatcccaaaaagggaaaattgggatcccaaaaaggggaaatggggatcccaaaaaggggaaatggggatcccaaaaaggggaaatggggatcGTGAAAtaccccctgggacccccaaaaaaggggaaattgggatcccaaaaaggggaaattgggatcGTGAGATAAACCCTGGGACCCTCAAACAGGGGAATTGGGAGCGTGAGATAAACCCCGGGATCCCAAAGGGGAATGGGAATCCCAAAAGGGGGAATTGGGGATCGTGAGATAAACCCCGGGATCCCAAAAAAGGGGAATGGGAAtcccaaaaaggggaaattgggatcGTGAAAtaccccctgggacccccacaaAGGGAATGAGGGtcccaaaaaggggaaattgggatcccaaaaaggggaaatggggatcGTGAGATAAACCCTGGGACCCTCAAAAAGGGGAATTGGGGATCGTGAGATaaaccctgggacccccaaaaaaggggaatggagatcccaaaaaagggaaattggGATCGTGAAAtaccccctgggacccccaaaaaggggaaatggggatcccaaaaaggggaaattggggatcccaaaaaggggaaatggggatcccaaaaaggggaaatggggatcGTGAAAtaccccctgggacccccaaaaaaggggaaatgggatcccaaaaaggggaaattgggatcccaaaaaggggaaattgggatcGTGAGATAaaccctgggacccccacaaAGGGAATGAGGGtcccaaaaaagggaaattggGATCGTGAGATAAATCCCGGGACCCctaaaaaggggaaattgggatcGTGAAAtaccccctgggacccccaaaaaggggaattgggatcccaaaaagggAGATTGGGATGGCGAGATGGACCCCAGGATccccaaaaaggggaaattgggatccTGAGAtaccccccgggacccccaaaaggGGAATTGGGATTCCAGAAAGGGAAATCGGGACCtcaaaaggggaaatttggcatcctaaaataccccaaaaatggaaatcGGGGGAGGATTcgggggtatttttgggggtctctgacCCGAAcctttgggaggatttgggggggaattttcggggtccctgagcagagccttGGGAGAGGATCTGggcgggatttttggggggtccctgaccccccccctcccccagtGCCGGGCCCCCCCGAGGAGCTGCGCGTGGAGCGCCTCGGGGACACCGCGCTGAGCCTCGAGTGGCGGCGGCAGCGCCACCCCAACGGCGTCCTGAGCGGCTTCGTGCTCCAGTACCGGCTGCGTGcgtgctgggagcactgggagggatggggggagcactgggagccactgggggtgggcactggggcactggggggggcactgggggcactgggacgGGGTTGTGGGGGGccactgggggcactgggagggactggagaggacactgggagcactggaatggggtttgggggcactgggagggactgggatggggtttggggggcactgggagggatggggggggcactgggagcactgggagggactggggagagcactgggggcactgggatggggtttggggggcactgggagccctGGGATAGACTGGGAATGTTTTGGGTTAATTCTGGACTGTTTTGGGCCATTCTGGGGTGGGGGGTTTAAGGTTGATTCGGGGCTCTTTGGGGCCATCCCAgggatgttttttggggtttgtttggggatCCTTGGGGCCATCCCAGgggatgttttttggggtttgtttggggatCCGTcccagggatgtttttggggttgattCGGGGCTCTTTGGGGCCATCCCAgggatgttttttggggtttgttcagGGCTCCTTGGGGCCATCCCAgggatgttttttggggttaattCGGGGCTCTTTGGGGCCATCCCAgggatgttttttggggtttgttcgGGGCTCTTTGGGGCCATCCCAgggatgttttttggggtttgttcgGGGCTCTTTGGGGCCATCCCAgggatgttttttggggtttgttcgGGGCTCTTTGGGGCTATTCcgggtggggtttttgggggcttCGTTTGGGAGttgtttggggctgggttgggctGTTCCTGATGGGCTTTTGAGATTAATTCGCggctgtttgggattttttggggggttcatTTGGCGCTGTCTGGGGCTGTTTCGGGTCATtctgggttggggtttttttaggttaatttgggtttttttgggctattccaggtggggttttttaggttAATTCAGGCTGTTCCGtgcggggtttttggggttaaTTCGGGGCTCTTTCGGGCCATTCTGGGCGGGTTTCTGGGGTTAATTCGGAGCTATTTTGGGCCATTCTGGGcgggttttttggggttaattCGGGGCTGTTTTGGGCCATTCCGGACCGGTTTTTCTTAATAACTTGGGGTTGTTTGGGCtattccaggtgggatttttgtGTTAATTAGGGGCTGTTTGGACCATTCCGGGCGGGTTTTTTTAGGGTAATTCGGAGCTGTTTCGGGCCATTCGGGAGGgcgggttttttttggggttccctcgCATCCCGGACCCTTCCCCCGCAGAGAACCAGAGCGAGGAGGGGATCCCCATGGAGATCTTGTTCCCGCCCGGGACCCTGAACACGACCCTGGCCCGGCTGGAGCCGCGCGGGCGGTACCGGCTGGAGCTCCGCGCGCGCACCCGCCACGGCCCCGGCGCGCCCCTCGTGCGCCTCGGCAGCCTCGCCCCGGCCGTACGCCCCGAAAACCCGCAGCGGCACCCCAAAACCGGTCCCGAAATATCCCGGAGGGcaccccaaacacccaaaaaacccggAGGGCACCCAAAAACCGGTCCCGAATCCCGAGGGCACCCAAACCCCGGAAAACCCggagggcaccccaaaaccggTCCCGGAAATATCCCGAGGGCACCCCGAAACCCACCCGAAAAACCCggagggcaccccaaaaaccggtCCCGAATATCCCGGAGGGCACCCCGAAAACCCACCCGAAAATCCCggagggcaccccaaaaaccggtCCCGAAAATCCCGGAGGGCACCCCGAAAACCCACCCGAAAAACCCggagggcaccccaaaaactgagCCCAAAAAACCgcaggggaccccaaaacagcctAAAAAACCcgcagggggaccccaaaaactgagCTCGAAAATCCCggagggggaccccaaaaactgagCCCAAAAAACCCGCAGGGAGATCCCAAAACTCGACCCAAAAATCCCGCCTGAAAAACCGGCCCCGAAAACCgtgggggaaccccaaaaactgggCCCAAAACCAGcgagggaaccccaaaaactgagCCCAAAACCCGAGCCAAAAAACTGcgggggaaccccaaaaactgagCCAAAAACTGAGCCCAAAAACTGCGGGGGGGGGGATCAAAAAACCGACCCAAAACCGGCTCCAAAAACTGCgaggggcaccccaaaaactgagCCCAAAAAACGGCTCCAAAAACCGGCCCTGAAAACTGAGgggagcaccccaaaaacgCACCCAAAAAATCGCGGGGGGACCTCAAAACCCGACCCGGAATCTGcggggagaccccaaaaactgagCCCAAAAACTGCGGGGGAGACCCCCaaaaattgaccccaaaaaccgtggggggacccccaaaaccgaCCCTAAAAACCgccggggaccccaaaaactgcctGAAACTGGGGGGGATCCGAAATGGCCCGGGGGGGACTAAAACCActtgggggaccccaaaactgccggagtgagaccccaaaaactgtTGGGGGGAG is part of the Camarhynchus parvulus unplaced genomic scaffold, STF_HiC, whole genome shotgun sequence genome and harbors:
- the L1CAM gene encoding neural cell adhesion molecule L1 produces the protein MSTPRQPQPRAGSGRSRAAAMALLVLLLLLLGGRGGAIVIPPEYSLHELQQPPELTEAPPEQLVVFPSDDAVLKCAASGNPPVQFRWTLDGRPFPSPSLSPAELPGVSVSPGGGTLVINASLAGRLQGRFRCEATNALGTALSPESRVIAETPPQWPKEKVTPVQVEEGDPVVLPCEPPPSAVPPRIYWLNSRIVHIAQDARVSMGQDGFLYFANAQVGDSHPDYICHAHYLGPRTIIQKEPLVLRVTPSNSVKSRPPRLVVPRDPQPTHVALRGETLVLECIAEGLPTPWVWWRRLNAPLPPGRAVLDNFNHTLRLLNVSEADDGDYECAATNGLGTARRSHRVTVQAAPYWLRRPQSGVFGPGETARLDCQVGGKPRPRVSWSLNGVPIDELPDPGRRTLRDGALILSRLEPNDSMVAQCEASNSHGRLLANAFVYVVELPVQILTPDSALYTVVENQTAFLHCRAFGAPAPTVEWLSPALEPALQDDRAFAFTNGSLRLGRPRPPAASRFTCRAQNAHSNASVSARLDVRAATRIEVPPQSVTAKKGETVTFTCGATWDPGLEPRGLLWLRDGSPVLESADSDKFSVAGDTLTVAGVDYPDQGRFRCRAWTRLDAAEAEAELRVVGRPGPVQDVQVREPSERQVRLSWTPGEEHNSPVEKFVVEQEEGIFSPGRFEEVLTVPGVQPWAQLALSPYGRYRFRVLAVNGYGRGEPSAPSATVSTDPAAPERYPMGVKGEGNETNNLVITWQPLPPGDWNAPELQYRVQWRPLEPGRGRWAEATVGEPPLVVRDTPTFSPYEIRVQAVNEAGKGPEPPVVIGYSGEDLPLVYPENVGVEILNSTSVRVTWSLSRASSDLRGHLRGYRVLYWRDGWVGEHPRPPGSPEPPPQPGALTVPGEAGGALLGALQPWSRYRLQVLVFNGRGAGPPSAEIRFHTPEGVPGPPEELRVERLGDTALSLEWRRQRHPNGVLSGFVLQYRLQNQSEEGIPMEILFPPGTLNTTLARLEPRGRYRLELRARTRHGPGAPLVRLGSLAPAVLLPVLGTVGFGEVGEDFTELRWTLAQPQANIEFEVEYMSKTTEEPWRSSGRANSSLGRYRLGDLRPGTSYRVQFVGRNHSGERVAFWESEVHTNGTYPQG